AGGATTGGCCAGAGCTGGAGGCCATAGCCTGCCATCAGCCCCATGGCGCGCTCCACGGCCTCCAAGCGACCCAAGGCGGCAAACTCGTCCAGGAGGAACAGCGTGGGCGTCTTGAGGCGCTGTGTGCCCCCCTGAGCGTCTGCAGGGCCGCTCAGGGGCCTCACGGACGCCTCAGCGTCCCGTGCAATGTCCTGAAGGGCCTGAGAGACCAGAAGGCGCAGCCAGCGGCTGTAGGCGTCCATCCGGTTCGGTGGCAGCACCAGAAACACCGAAGTGATCCGGTGGCGCAGATCGGAGAAGTGGAAATCCGACCGCGAAAGAACTTTCGCGATGCGTGGGCTGTCCAGGAAATGCGTGTGGCGCTGTGCGTTCGACAGCACCGAGGCGGCTTCGCGATCCGCCTTGCCGAGGAAGCGGTTGGCGGCGCGGGCAATCAGCCCGCCCGCCGCATCGCTGTCCTGCATCAGCTCCAGTAGCGAGCGCAGCTTTTCCGGGGGCAGGGTGAGATATTCCCGGACGGTGGCAAGCGTCCGGCGGTTGCGGTCCTCGTGGCAGACGCAGAACATGATCAGCCCGCCGAGGATGGCCTTGGCCTCCTCGTTCCAGTGCGCTTCCGTGACCTGTCCCGGCGGGTCCATGACCAGCGCCTCTGTCAGGGAGGCCGCATCCTCGCCCAGATCGAGGCTGTCCGGTGCCAGCCGGTCAAGCGGATTGTAGGCGGCAGAGGGCATCCCCGAGACCTCAAACGGATCGAGGACATGGACGGTGCCGAACCGCCGCCGGGCTTCCCCGGCGATCCGGGCATTCTCGCCTTTGGGGTCGATGACCAAAACCGAGCGCTCCGCCGCCAGCAGGTTCGGGATCACAGTACCAACGCCTTTCCCGGCCCGTGTCGGGGCGAGGGTGATCAGATGGGCCGGACCGCCATAGTGCAGCAGCCGTCCGGTGTGCGGGTTGCGCCCGATCAGAAGGCCGTCTTCCCGCTGGAGTTTCTTCAGCTCCTTGCGGTTGGCGAAGCGGGCGGAGCCGTGGCTGTCGCCGGTCAGCCCGAAGAAGGCGTCCGCGCCAGAGGCCATGCGCCAATACTGGAATCCGAAGACGCCACCAACAAAAATGAACGGCCCGAAGACCAGCCACTGCCATGCGCTTTCGCCGGGCGGTTGGTCGAAGAAGGCGAAGACGAACGGCGTGGCGACAAGTGCCCCGATCATCGCGCCGAACAGGACAGCGCCGATCATCCAGCCCAACAGGATAGGCGCGAAGATCAAACGACCGAAGAACCGGAACAGCCCTCCGAAGACGCGCATCACGCCCCGCATCAGGACGGCGTTTCCGGATCAGAGCCGGACGAGGCAGGGGAGGGAGTTCCCCAGTCCGCAAAGGCCTTGCGATCCTGTTCGCGGGGCAGGTTGCGGATCAGCCGGTCGAGCATCGCGGCAGCCCCGGAATCCCGTTCCGCCAGGTCCATGAGCGCACCGCCCAGGATCACCTTGCGCCGCGTGTCGAGTTTGCGCTGTCTGGTGCTTTCCCGGTTCTTCAGCGCTTGGAGCCGGGCCTTGGCCTGGGCATATCGTTTCTCGGCGCGCTCAAGTTCTGTTTCTGCCAAATCTCTACCCTCGCCACCAAATATTCTTGAGGTTGAAGTTGTTCTTGCCAGATCAACCGATAGCGCTTACCCGTAGGCCTGTAAAGGACAAGGGCGCACTTATGCAAACTCTCCACCTGCGGTTCCGAGATTTGCGTGCGATCTCTCTGGGGCAAAGCCCCGGCCGATGGCCATCCCCTTCGCTGCGTGCCGCCGCGACATGGAAGGGCGCGCCGCCCCTTCCAAACCATCCCAGCCCAACCTCAGCGGTTGGATCGCGTCCCGCAAGGTCGCGCCAGCGTCTCGCCCGATGCCCCACGGTGGGGGCCGGTCTGCCGCTGGCGTCTCCCTTGCGGGAGGTTCGTGTCGGTGCGAGCGCGCACCCCGGCAGACCTGACGGTGCCGACACGAACCGGGTTTGCCCCCGGCAAACCGCCAGTGATCTGTCCCCATATCCCGCCCCCCATGAGGCTGGGGATCTGGGGGCAGATCACTGGCAAGCCCGCGCGTCGGAGAGCTGTTGGCTCGCCTCAAGCGGGCTGTCTTTTCCCCTCGGACCGCGCCGGTTCCGGGCGCACTCTTGCGGAGAAAAGACGGCTGATCTGATTGCCAATGTCAGGGCATCGGCACGGATCAGCTGCGGCGCGTGGGCGCGTTTGCTTCACAGGCGAGGGGAGGACGCATGGCCAGCTACCACCTCTCCGTGAAGACGATCAAACGCAGCGCCGGGCGCTCCGCCACGGCGGCAGCGGCCTACCGTGTCGGGGAGCGTATCGAGTGCCTGCGCGAAGGCCGTGTCCACGATTACACCCGCAAGCAGGGCATCGAGGAGACCTTCATCCTGACCCCGAAGGATGCCCCGGATTGGGCGCAGGATCGGTCCCGCCTCTGGAACGAGGCCGAGGCCAGCGAGACCCGTCGCAACTCCGTCACCGCCCGCGAATGGGAGCTGGCCCTGCCGTCCGAGATCAGCGACGAGGACCGGTCGCTGATCACCCGTCAGTTCGCCGAGGAGCTGGTCAGCCGCTACGGCGTAGCTGTCGATGTTGCGATCCACGCGCCGCACCGCGAGGGTGATCAGCGCAACCATCATGCCCATGTGCTGACCTCCACCCGCAAGCTGGAAGCCGGGGGCTTCACAGCCAAGACGCGCATTCTTGATTCCGCGAAGACGGGCGGCGTCGAGATCGAGCAGATGCGTGGCCTCTGGGCCGAGTTGCAGAACCGCGCGCTGGAGCGTGTCGGGGAGGTCAAGCGCGTCGATCACCGGTCGCTTGAGAAGCAGCGCGAGACGGCGTTGGATCGTGGCGACAAGTTGAGCGCTGAGGAACTGGACCGCGACCCGGAGCTGAAGCTGGGGCCAGCGGCCAATTCCATGGAGCGACGCGCGAAGTGGATGGCCGAGCGCCAGGGCCGGGAATACAAACCCGTCACCGAGCGTGGCGCTGTCGTCCATGCCGCTCGCCAGGCACGCGCCGCCTTCCGCGAAATGCGCGAACGCCTGGACATTGCGCGGGAGACTTACGGGATGGCCCGTGAGGAAGGGCAGGGCCGTGTCTCTGCCGGTCTGGCGGCACTCAGGGCCGCGACAGCGAAGGATCGCAGCAGCGAGCGCACCCCGGAGGACTTCCAGGAGCGTCTGGCGCGCGTCGTGGACCGGTCACGGGACCAGGACGACACGCCGAAACCAGACGGCCGCAATTATGCGCGGGAGCTGCTGAAAGAGATCATGGAGAAAGACGCAGGCCGGGACGGTCAGGCGGCGGTTCACAAGTTGGACGGGCACAGTGACCCGGAGCTTGGCGAAGACACCGGGCGCGAGGCGCGCAAGCCGTCCGTCAATGAGCGCCTGAAGGACGTGCTGAACAAGCCGCGCGAGCGGCTGGAACCGGATAACGACCGTGATCATGAACGCGATGATGATGAACAGGAAAACACGCGGGACAGGGACCGTGGCGAAGGCCACAGTCTGTGACGCGGTCTGACAGGGCAAACAGAGGAGACTGAAAAATGGATGAAGTGTTCAACGTGGGAAAAACGTTGCTGCTGGATGGGCAGCCCATGTCCTTGGTTACGCCCGCAGGCGTCGAGGGCTGGATCGATCAAGGGATCAAGTACAGCTATCGCTACGATCAGGTGCGCGATCCGCTCGACGGTCAGATGAAGTACCGCTGCATCTATGAGAAGGATGGGGCGGATGTGCCGTTTGTGCTGGTCAACAGTCCAAGTAGTGGCGATGGGCGCGTGATCCTGTTTGATGATGTGCGGGATCAGCCACCGGTGTTCCATCAGCGACGGTGAGCGATGCTGCGATGCCGCAAGGCCGCTTCGAGCCCATCTTGTAAGTTTTCTGCAATGCGGCCAATGTGGAGAGTACCGTAAAGTGTGGGGCAGTTGAATTTTGGGATTGATGCTGGCAAGGATTTTGGATGTCATCCGCTTCTCCAATCTATCAGCTAAAGGTACGCCTTCTTGGGTTGAGCCCGATGATCTGGCGGCGTGTTTTGGTATCGGATTCGACGACACTGCGTGAACTGCACGGCATTCTTCAGGTTGCGATGGGCTGGGAGGGCATTCATCTGTTCCTCTTCGAGGTTCACGCGGTACAATACGGCTCGTTGGAGTTGCATGCTGGAAACCCGGATGTATCCTTGCAGCAGTTTGGGTTCCGCGAGAACGAACGATTTTCCTACGTTTACGATATGGGGAATAACTGGGAACACGAAATTCGTGTTGAAGCGATTAATCCGCCACCAAAGAAAACCTATCCGGCCTGCATAGGCGGTTCCGGAGCCTGCCCGCCTGAAGATTGCGGTGGTGTATATGGGTATCTTGAACGGCGGGATGAGGCTGACGGCTATGATGCCTGGAATGACATGGGCGTCATGGTTGGTTTCCTTGAAGATGTTGTAGCAGCGAACGCCCCCAATCGGCCGGTATCTGATTTCATGTCTGACGAGGTGGAAGCTGCGATGGAACGGATGGTTGCTCGCAAGCCGTTCGTCGACGGGAAATTCTCACGGGGTGCTGTGAACAAGCGGTTTCGATCCGGAGATCATCGCGACCTGATGCGCCAGCAGATGTGGTAAGGGCCGTCCGAAATGGTTCGGTTCCGGACAGGGCGTAATGATCTGTCCATAAATTATCTTGAACCTGTATCGAACAGGCGTATTATTTTGGACAACATTTCCGGACAGAATTGCAATGCTGTGACCAGAACATTCGCCTACGCCAGAGTATCGACCGTCGAACAGGACCCCGAAAACCAGATCCGGGAGATCGCTGCCGCAGGATTTGCGGTGGAGCCACACCGGATCATTACCGAAACGGTTTCCGGCTCACAGGCCATCGCACAGCGGAAGGGATTTGCGCGTCTTCTGGACAAGATGGAGCGTGGCGATGTTCTTGTCGTGACTAAGCTGGACCGGCTGGGGCGCGATGCGATCGATGTCAGTACGACCGTGGCCAAGCTGGAAGTCTTGGGCATCCGTGTGCATTGCCTCGCCTTGGGCGGCGTGGATCTGACCAGTTCTGCGGGCAAGCTGACGATGGGTGTGATCAACGCAGTTGCCCAGTTCGAGCGAGACCTTCTGATCGAACGCACGCAATCGGGGCTGGCGCGTGCGAAAGCGCAAGGCAAAACACTGGGGCGCCCATCAACCCTTTCGGCTGATCAGCAGGCGCTGGTCCGCGAAAAGATTGCCAATGGCGCGACAGTTTCCTCCATCGCACGCGAAATGGGCACCAGTCGGCAGACAATCATGCGGGCGAGAGATTCAGAACCAATATAATCAAGCAGGCAGACCCCGAAGATGGATATCGAAATCAGCGTCACAATAACTGCGCCAGATGGCACCGCTCACACGGATAGGATCGCCGCATTCTCCAAGGGCATTGAGGCTGCTGGTGACATCGGCCTGTCCATAGAGGAAGGCAAAGCCGTTCTTTTGGGCATCCAGCGGAAAGTTGTTGCCGCGCAATGCGAAGCGTTTTGTATCCAACGTGCCCGCTGTACGTGCTGTGATCGAAAGCTTCGTGGCAAAGGGCGCCGGCAAATTCGATACCGGACGGTCTTCGGTGACATCGCCGTTGAAAGTCCGCGCTTCTATTCCTGCCAGTGCCACAATGGTCCAGCCAAAACTTTCAGTCCTCTGAACGAACTTTTGCCCGACCATATCGCCCCGGAGTTGCTCTGGCTTGAGACGAAATGGGCTTCGCTTGTATCTTTCGGGGTCACGACTAACCTGCTGAAAGATGTCCTGCCGATTGATATGAGGCTAAATCCAGACACCATCCGCAGACATCTGGGGCGTGTGGCCACGCGGATGGAGGCCGAACTTTCTGATGAGCGTTACAGTTTCATTGAAACCAGTCCCCACCAGCGCGCCCAGCTTCCCAACCCTGAGGGCCAAATCACCGTCGGTATCGACGGTGGCTATGTTCGGTCTCGCGACGCGGGTCAGTCGCATTTCGAGGTCACCGTCGGCAAATCCATCCCCACAGATCGCCCGAGCCGCTATCTTGGGCTTGTCCAAAGTCATGATGACAAGCCCAAGCGGCGACTGCATGAAGTTTTGAAGGATCAGGGTTGGCAGGAAAACCATCCAGTGACATTCATGACTGACGGTGGAGACACCGTCATCCACATGGCGCGACACATGGCACCTTCCTCTGAGCATATCCTGGATTGGTTCCACATCACCATGCGCATCACCGTCATGCAGCAATACGTCAAAGGGCTTGCGCATCACAATCCCGCAGAGGCCGAAGCCATTGCCCGCCTGCTGCGCCAGATCAAAGGGTTCCTTTGGAATGGCAACCTTCACAATGGTCAGGCAGCGATCGAAGACCTTGTCATCGATCTGGAAGTTGTCGAGACGGACTATGCCAGCATCAAGGCACTTCGGAAGGCGGCGTCCGAGTTCGAGACCTACATCGCCAACAACGCCTTGATGATCCCGAACTATGCGGAAAGACGACGGTACGGTGAACGCGTTTCAACCGGCTTTGTCGAAAGCACCGTCAACACCGTTGTTGGAAAGCGCTTCGGCAAGCGGCAGCAAATGCGCTGGTCAAAACGAGGCGCGCACCTCATGCTGCAAACCCGAACCAGAGCCCTCGATGGCACCCTGCGCGCCAAGTTCGAGCAATGGCATCCGGCGTTGAAGCCTTCGTCCGAAACCGAAATGGCTGCATGATTGCCCCACACTTTACGGTACTCTCCCAGGACAAGGGGATACGTGCCTGCATCCCAGGCCGGAAGAAACGCAAGACGGCGATCAAATACGATAAGCGGAGATACAAGCGGCGTAACCGCATCGAGATCATGTTCGGCAGGCTCAAGGACTGGAGGCGCGTCGCGACCCGCTATGACCGATGCCCCAAGGTGTTCCTCTCAGCCATCGCCCTCGCGGCTCTCGTCATCTATTGGTTATGAATCCTGACCCTAGGTAGACCTGCAGTCTTTTGCTTGATAGGGGTAGGGCGCATAAAGCCCGCGGAATCGAATTGGACCCGATCAGCGAACGAACCATCTTGGCCCGCGGCGTGCGAAAAGCTGCAACTTGAGGCCTGACACACGACCGCAATCAATCTTGTCCAGACAGATCAGAAAATCCTTGCAAAACCGGGGGCATCCACACACTACCCCTGCAACTCGCGTAAGGTAATTGTTGTCGGGACCATCACACGACGCCAGATCATCGGACTGATCCCCAAAAGCCGAACCTTCAGCTGAACAATATTACAGACAGTGTCCATATCCTGAACGTGCCATCAATAGCCGCACGCGGCACCGGCCCCGCACTTTGCTGTACTCTCTATGAATACCGCAGCATCGCCATCGCCGAGACCCAGGCGCAGATTGCTGCCGTCGAGGAAAAGATTGCTGCCAGCGCGACCGATCAAGCCTCGCAACCAGATCAAAGACCTTTCAAGGTGGTGATGCCGACGGGCAGGGTGGCGGATTGGAGCCCCCCAACAAAGCGGCGCCAGCGGAGACGATAAAGTTCCGCAGCTTTTTCCAAATCAGCCACACCATCTGCATCGATCTTACGAACCGCGCGGCCAGGGCTTCCAACGACCAGAGTGTTGTCGGGGATCTCTTTGCCTTCGGTGACCAGCGCGCCTGCGCCAATTAGGCAGTTTTTGCCAATCTTGGCACCATTGAGGATGGTCGCGCCCATGCCTATCAACGTGCCGTCACCGATGGTGCAGCCGTGGATCATCGCGCGATGCCCGATGGTGCAGTTGACACCAATATGGATGGGGAAGCCGGGATCGACATGCAGCACGCAGTTGTCCTGAACATTCGACCCTGTGCCCAAATAGATAGTGGCATCGTCGGCGCGCAGGATGGCACCAAACCAGATGCTAACGTCGGCCTCGATCTGCACATCGCCGATTAGCACAGCCGTGGGCGCGACGAAGGCTTCGCCCGTGGTGGGGCCACGCGGGCCGATGTTGTCCAAAGTGAATAAATGTGTGGTCATTGTTGCATCTCCTACGCTGTACCGGAGTCCGGGAAGAGGTACAGCAGCGCCACTCATATAGTGCCTTTCTCACGCAGATCTGTAATTTTTTTGGGGTCATAGTTAAGCATTTTGGACAGGATTTCGTCCGTATGCTCGCCCAGCATTGGCGGCGGCAGGCGAACACCAAACTCATGGCCTTCCATGCGGATCGGTGTGCGCATTACCTTTGCTTTCACATTTGGCGCAGCGCTGTGGTTAATCTCTTGAACTATACCCCGCGCCTGGATGTGGGGGTCGTCGAACACTTCGGGGATGGTGTTGATCGGTCCGCAAGGTATCCCGGCCGCCTGCAAATCTGTAAGCCATTGGGCTGAAGGTTTTTTGGCCAATTCTGCACGAATCTCGATCAAAGCGGCGTCACGATTGGTTAGCCGAAGGGTGTTGGTGACAAAGCGCGGATCATCGGCCAGATTGGGCCGTCCGATGGCCTGACAAAGGCGTCGGTACTGACCATCGTTACCCACGGCTAGATTTATGTGGCCGTCAGCGGTGGCGAAGGTCTCATACGGAACGATGTTTGGATGGGCATTGCCCAAACGCCCCGGATGAACACCACCGACAAGGTAGTTGGACGCCTGATTGTATAACCACGCAGCCTGACAATCGAGCAACGAAATGTCAATGTGCCGCCCGACACCGGTTTGGTCGCGTTCACGGAGCGCGGCCAAGATAGATACTGCCGCATACATCCCTGACATGATGTCCGAGATCGGCACCCCTACCTTCATAGGCTGTCCCGCGGCCTCTCCGGTAATGCTCATCAGGCCACCCATGCCCTGAACGACGAAATCGTAGCCGGGCCGCTCGGCATAGGGACCAGTCTGTCCAAAACCCGTGATCGAGCAATAAACAAGACGTGGGTTGCGTGCGTGGACCGACCCCCAATCCAGTCCACGACGCTTGAGATCACCAACCTTGAAATTCTCGACCAGAACATCGCTTTTATCGATAAGATCATGGATGATTTCAAGGCCATCGTCTGATCCTATATCAACTGTCAAAGACCGCTTGTTACGGTTTGTGGACATGAAATAAGCACTTTCGCGGGTGTCGTTTCCATCCCGATCCTTCAGGAAGGGTGGGCCCCATCCGCGAATGTCATCACCGATGCCTGGCCTTTCAATTTTGACGACATCCGCCCCCAAATCGCCCAAGGTCTGCGTGCAACTTGGCCCTGCAAGAATGCGCGAGAGATCAAGAACCCGCAGGCCGTCAAGCGGCAAAGTCATGGGTTTCCCCTCTGTTCAGAGATGATCACCCCGGGGTTCATAATTGACTTGGGATCAAGTGATTTCTTTGCCGCAGTGAATGCAGCGCCGATTGGCGCCGGGCGCTGTTTTTCATACCAAGGCATGTGCAGTCTGCCAACGGCATGGTGGTGGGTGATCGTGCCCCCTGCCTTCATCACAGCATCATAGGCGGCGATTTTAATTTCCATACACTGCTCGCCCATTCGCTCACGGTCTGGAAGGCAATGGAACGTGAAGTACGGCGCGGGGCCATTGGGATAGACGTGGGTAAAGCGACAAGTGACGGTGCCCGCCCGACCGGTCACCCGCTTGATCGCTGCATTCACTGTCTCGATGACCGAGCTGTGCAGTTCTTTGAAATTGTTCCAGCACACAGCCGTTTCAAAGGTCTCACGACATATTCCGCGCGAAGTCATATGCTCACGATAATATGGGCCGCGAATGAAGGCATTGCGCCATTGACCAGCCACGCTGTTGCGTCCCTGTTCTGTCTCATCCACTGGAGTTCCCCCAAATTCTCGGCACAGATCAACAGTTAAGTCCATCAGCTGATCCACCGGGTAATGTGAGCTTTCATATCCCAAGACTAGGATGGGACGGCTACCATCGAAAGCTCCGGTCAATTTAGCTTCAAGCGCATCGATGAGGCGGCAGTTCGCTGGGTAAAGTCCAGATTGTGAGATCGCACGGACAGCTTCGACGCCCTGATCGTATTCAGCGAAGGTAACTGTCTTGCTTGCCTTGTGCTTGATACGGGACAAGACTCTGATCCAAGCTTCGGTGATGATTCCAACGGATCCTTCTGTGCCCATCACATAACGGTCGGGTGACGGACCAGCGCCAGAGGCGGGCAAACGGCGGCTTTCGCTGATGCCGCTTGGCGAAACCATGCGGATATTTTCGACATAATCGTCGATGTAGGTGCCGTGTGTCGCATAGTGACCGGCAGCCCTGGTTGCGATCCAGCCGCCCAGAGTCGAAAGCTCAAAGCTTTGGGGATAGTGACGCAAAGTGGCGTTATGGGTTTTTAGCTGTGTTTCTAGGTCGGGTCCATACACCCCCGCCTGCACACGCGCAGAACGCGACACTGGGTCGAATTCCAAAATCTTGTTCAAGTACCACATGTCGATGGTCACCACACCGGCATAGGTTCCGTTGATTTCAGGATTCACACCGCCGACGACACTCGATCCGCCGCCAAAAGGAATAACCGCCGCACCAATGTCACCCGCCCAATCGATTAGCGCGCGTACATCCTCTTCATTACGCGGATAAGCAACCACATCTGGGGCATTGCGGAAATCCCCGCGAAACATCTTGGCGCTGTCAAGAAATGACCGACCGTAGCTATGCAACGCACGCTCATACCGATCTGTGCGGCAAATATCTTTGATTGTCTCTGGAAAATGGGTAATTCTGCTCTCTGGCATATCGATGGTATCAAGCGTTGGTGCGGGCTTTACGTCGAATGCATCAACCTCGAAGGTACGGTGCCAAGTATCCAGTACCGGCTTCATCTCTTCGGGTGTGGCGCTTTGATCCTCAAAGCCCCAAGCATAGAATTTTCTACGTCTCTCGGTCATAGCTGTCCCCTTAAGGATTTTTTTGACATACAATTTGTCAATTAATGCTGCACTGAATTTAATATTTCACTTAATTTATTGACTTACAACTAAGTTATTCTTAGTCTTTGGTTGAGTTTTTCTTACCTTAGGTTGCGTCGATGGATCCTAAATTACCACCACTAAATGCACTGCGTACTTTCGTCATGGCAGCGCAAACAGGAAGTTTTGTCAGTGCTGCTAATGAGCTGAGTGTGACGCCCGCAGCGGTGAGTCGTTCGATTAAATCGCTTGAGGATTATTTGGGGTGCAGCCTTTTTCACCGGATGCACCGACAGATATCCTTAACCCACGAAGGACGGAATTACGCTGATAGTCTAGCCGACGTCTTTGATGAAATTAGTTTGGCCACACATAATCTGGTCGGAAAAAATGCCGATCGACCCCTTGTTATATGCGCCTACCCCAGCTTCATCGTCAGCTGGCTAGTCCCCCGCTGGTCACGGTATTTGCAATCTCATCCAGGCGCGCAACTTCGGATTGTCACCACTCTTAGTCATGAGATTCATTTCGAACAGATGGGCATCGACCTCGCAATACTTTCAGATAGTTTAGAGGATCAAAGATATATTTCGTCGCGGTTGTTTGAGACGAATTTGGTTCCGGTATGTCGGCCGGATTATCTCCCGCCTAATACGTTGATCAGCGATGTTGCCGATTGGCAAAATGCACTTTTACATTGCGAAACCCGGCCCAAAGATTGGGAAAGATGGTCAAATGCAAATGGCATTCATGTTGATACAAAGCGTGGTCAATGGTTTGAAAACGCGTCGATGATGTACGAAGCAGCCATGAGCGGGCTTGGAATAGCTATCGGAATCGAAGCCCTTCTGGACCGTGAATTCTCGTCAAACCGCCTTGCCCATGCATTCAGTGATAACAAAGCAATCGTTTGCCCCTTTTCGGTAATCCGACCGAAAGCGACTGAAACCCATCCGTTATTCCCTACCTTCATGTCTTGGCTACAACAGGAGATTTAGAGTGCCCTACCTGTTGTAAGCGGTCAAAATCCGGGGAGCTTCCTGTTAACTACTGGCCTGAATTGTCTCGCCAGCAATCAAACCAATAGCCATGCAGCTCAGATTGGTATTTCCGCTCAGGATTGTTGGCATGATCGACGCATCCGCGACACGCAGGTTTTCTACGCCGCGTACCCGCAGGGCGCTATCAACCACAGAGCTATCATCGTTACCCATGCGACATGTGCCAACGGGGTGATAGACGGTTTCCGCGTTTTTTCTGATCCAGCGACGCACCACCTCGGGATCGGTGCTTAATGCATCTTTATCAATCGCCTTATCTAGATATGTCCGCATGGCTCCACTTTCGACGACATCCACCATACGGGTAACGCCATCAGCCAGCA
This DNA window, taken from Roseovarius sp. THAF9, encodes the following:
- a CDS encoding plasmid pRiA4b ORF-3 family protein; this encodes MSSASPIYQLKVRLLGLSPMIWRRVLVSDSTTLRELHGILQVAMGWEGIHLFLFEVHAVQYGSLELHAGNPDVSLQQFGFRENERFSYVYDMGNNWEHEIRVEAINPPPKKTYPACIGGSGACPPEDCGGVYGYLERRDEADGYDAWNDMGVMVGFLEDVVAANAPNRPVSDFMSDEVEAAMERMVARKPFVDGKFSRGAVNKRFRSGDHRDLMRQQMW
- a CDS encoding recombinase family protein; the encoded protein is MTRTFAYARVSTVEQDPENQIREIAAAGFAVEPHRIITETVSGSQAIAQRKGFARLLDKMERGDVLVVTKLDRLGRDAIDVSTTVAKLEVLGIRVHCLALGGVDLTSSAGKLTMGVINAVAQFERDLLIERTQSGLARAKAQGKTLGRPSTLSADQQALVREKIANGATVSSIAREMGTSRQTIMRARDSEPI
- a CDS encoding LysR substrate-binding domain-containing protein — its product is MDPKLPPLNALRTFVMAAQTGSFVSAANELSVTPAAVSRSIKSLEDYLGCSLFHRMHRQISLTHEGRNYADSLADVFDEISLATHNLVGKNADRPLVICAYPSFIVSWLVPRWSRYLQSHPGAQLRIVTTLSHEIHFEQMGIDLAILSDSLEDQRYISSRLFETNLVPVCRPDYLPPNTLISDVADWQNALLHCETRPKDWERWSNANGIHVDTKRGQWFENASMMYEAAMSGLGIAIGIEALLDREFSSNRLAHAFSDNKAIVCPFSVIRPKATETHPLFPTFMSWLQQEI
- a CDS encoding ISKra4 family transposase, translating into MDIEISVTITAPDGTAHTDRIAAFSKGIEAAGDIGLSIEEGKAVLLGIQRKVVAAQCEAFCIQRARCTCCDRKLRGKGRRQIRYRTVFGDIAVESPRFYSCQCHNGPAKTFSPLNELLPDHIAPELLWLETKWASLVSFGVTTNLLKDVLPIDMRLNPDTIRRHLGRVATRMEAELSDERYSFIETSPHQRAQLPNPEGQITVGIDGGYVRSRDAGQSHFEVTVGKSIPTDRPSRYLGLVQSHDDKPKRRLHEVLKDQGWQENHPVTFMTDGGDTVIHMARHMAPSSEHILDWFHITMRITVMQQYVKGLAHHNPAEAEAIARLLRQIKGFLWNGNLHNGQAAIEDLVIDLEVVETDYASIKALRKAASEFETYIANNALMIPNYAERRRYGERVSTGFVESTVNTVVGKRFGKRQQMRWSKRGAHLMLQTRTRALDGTLRAKFEQWHPALKPSSETEMAA
- the mobQ gene encoding MobQ family relaxase — protein: MASYHLSVKTIKRSAGRSATAAAAYRVGERIECLREGRVHDYTRKQGIEETFILTPKDAPDWAQDRSRLWNEAEASETRRNSVTAREWELALPSEISDEDRSLITRQFAEELVSRYGVAVDVAIHAPHREGDQRNHHAHVLTSTRKLEAGGFTAKTRILDSAKTGGVEIEQMRGLWAELQNRALERVGEVKRVDHRSLEKQRETALDRGDKLSAEELDRDPELKLGPAANSMERRAKWMAERQGREYKPVTERGAVVHAARQARAAFREMRERLDIARETYGMAREEGQGRVSAGLAALRAATAKDRSSERTPEDFQERLARVVDRSRDQDDTPKPDGRNYARELLKEIMEKDAGRDGQAAVHKLDGHSDPELGEDTGREARKPSVNERLKDVLNKPRERLEPDNDRDHERDDDEQENTRDRDRGEGHSL
- a CDS encoding FAD-binding oxidoreductase, with product MTERRRKFYAWGFEDQSATPEEMKPVLDTWHRTFEVDAFDVKPAPTLDTIDMPESRITHFPETIKDICRTDRYERALHSYGRSFLDSAKMFRGDFRNAPDVVAYPRNEEDVRALIDWAGDIGAAVIPFGGGSSVVGGVNPEINGTYAGVVTIDMWYLNKILEFDPVSRSARVQAGVYGPDLETQLKTHNATLRHYPQSFELSTLGGWIATRAAGHYATHGTYIDDYVENIRMVSPSGISESRRLPASGAGPSPDRYVMGTEGSVGIITEAWIRVLSRIKHKASKTVTFAEYDQGVEAVRAISQSGLYPANCRLIDALEAKLTGAFDGSRPILVLGYESSHYPVDQLMDLTVDLCREFGGTPVDETEQGRNSVAGQWRNAFIRGPYYREHMTSRGICRETFETAVCWNNFKELHSSVIETVNAAIKRVTGRAGTVTCRFTHVYPNGPAPYFTFHCLPDRERMGEQCMEIKIAAYDAVMKAGGTITHHHAVGRLHMPWYEKQRPAPIGAAFTAAKKSLDPKSIMNPGVIISEQRGNP
- a CDS encoding gamma carbonic anhydrase family protein, which codes for MTTHLFTLDNIGPRGPTTGEAFVAPTAVLIGDVQIEADVSIWFGAILRADDATIYLGTGSNVQDNCVLHVDPGFPIHIGVNCTIGHRAMIHGCTIGDGTLIGMGATILNGAKIGKNCLIGAGALVTEGKEIPDNTLVVGSPGRAVRKIDADGVADLEKAAELYRLRWRRFVGGLQSATLPVGITTLKGL
- a CDS encoding CaiB/BaiF CoA-transferase family protein, producing the protein MTLPLDGLRVLDLSRILAGPSCTQTLGDLGADVVKIERPGIGDDIRGWGPPFLKDRDGNDTRESAYFMSTNRNKRSLTVDIGSDDGLEIIHDLIDKSDVLVENFKVGDLKRRGLDWGSVHARNPRLVYCSITGFGQTGPYAERPGYDFVVQGMGGLMSITGEAAGQPMKVGVPISDIMSGMYAAVSILAALRERDQTGVGRHIDISLLDCQAAWLYNQASNYLVGGVHPGRLGNAHPNIVPYETFATADGHINLAVGNDGQYRRLCQAIGRPNLADDPRFVTNTLRLTNRDAALIEIRAELAKKPSAQWLTDLQAAGIPCGPINTIPEVFDDPHIQARGIVQEINHSAAPNVKAKVMRTPIRMEGHEFGVRLPPPMLGEHTDEILSKMLNYDPKKITDLREKGTI